A section of the Agromyces aurantiacus genome encodes:
- a CDS encoding NAD(P)H-dependent flavin oxidoreductase, with product MTEATTRLTQLLGIRHPIVLGPFGGLSSVELTATVSELGGLGSFGLFGYDARHIVQTGEAIRAATSAPFALNLWLPLPTDGAALPPRAFEQALEAVRPLYDAVDTPVPSAPPERYLPSFGEQWEAVLEVRPAVASFVYGVPPEHVVADARARGIRLVGTATTVDEAVALEAGGIDAIVATGLEAAGHRVAFLRPAETSLVGSISLIPQVVDAVSVPVIAAGGIADRRGVAAAIALGAAGVQVGTAFLRTRQSAASDDHRRAIEATAAEDTVLTRAMSGRLARGAANRAIRAIEADGAIAPYPVQGWLTAGFRAAAAKLGKGELQSLWMGQSARLAVRDDARDVFAELLAGVQGTTGVPGETGPPRGVA from the coding sequence ATGACCGAGGCGACGACGAGGCTGACGCAACTGCTCGGCATCCGCCATCCGATCGTGCTCGGCCCGTTCGGCGGGCTGTCGTCGGTCGAGCTCACCGCGACCGTGAGCGAGCTGGGCGGCCTCGGCTCGTTCGGCCTCTTCGGCTACGACGCCCGGCACATCGTGCAGACGGGCGAGGCGATCCGCGCGGCGACGAGCGCGCCGTTCGCCCTCAACCTGTGGCTTCCGCTGCCGACGGATGGCGCGGCGCTCCCGCCGCGCGCGTTCGAGCAGGCCCTCGAGGCCGTGCGCCCGCTCTACGACGCCGTCGACACGCCCGTGCCCAGCGCGCCGCCCGAGCGCTACCTGCCCTCGTTCGGCGAGCAGTGGGAGGCGGTGCTCGAGGTGCGGCCCGCGGTCGCGAGCTTCGTCTACGGGGTGCCGCCCGAGCACGTCGTGGCCGATGCGCGCGCTCGCGGCATCCGGCTGGTGGGCACCGCGACCACGGTCGACGAGGCGGTCGCGCTCGAGGCCGGCGGCATCGACGCGATCGTCGCGACGGGCCTGGAGGCCGCCGGGCACCGGGTCGCGTTCCTCCGCCCGGCCGAGACCTCGCTCGTCGGCTCGATCTCGCTGATCCCGCAGGTGGTCGACGCGGTCTCGGTGCCGGTCATCGCCGCAGGCGGCATCGCCGATCGCCGCGGGGTGGCCGCGGCGATCGCGCTGGGCGCGGCGGGCGTGCAGGTCGGCACGGCGTTCCTGCGCACGCGCCAGTCGGCGGCGAGCGACGACCACCGCCGGGCGATCGAGGCGACCGCAGCCGAGGACACCGTGCTCACGCGCGCGATGAGCGGCCGCCTCGCGCGGGGCGCGGCGAACCGCGCGATCCGGGCGATCGAGGCCGACGGCGCGATCGCACCGTACCCCGTGCAGGGCTGGCTCACGGCGGGCTTCCGCGCCGCCGCGGCGAAGCTCGGCAAGGGCGAGCTGCAGTCGCTGTGGATGGGGCAGTCGGCGCGGCTCGCGGTGCGAGACGACGCGCGCGACGTGTTCGCCGAGCTGCTCGCGGGCGTGCAGGGCACGACCGGCGTGCCCGGCGAAACCGGGCCGCCGAGAGGCGTCGCGTGA
- a CDS encoding flavin reductase family protein: MTHVVIRPKVLYVGTPVFLVSTVNADGSFNLAPASSYWALEQMLVLGLETDGQSARNVLERPELTVSFPHPELWPAVERLADVTGRDPVPEAKAGRYRFEADKLAVSGLGFEPSELVAPPRVAECRLQFEARVRRATPGLGAYLLVEAEVVRVHADPAIVVPGTEHVDPRAWHPTIYSFRHYFDIGAEVGWRATSETTG, from the coding sequence GTGACGCACGTCGTCATCCGCCCGAAGGTGCTCTACGTCGGCACGCCCGTGTTCCTCGTGTCGACGGTGAATGCCGACGGCTCGTTCAACCTCGCGCCGGCCTCGTCGTACTGGGCGCTCGAGCAGATGCTCGTGCTCGGCCTCGAGACCGACGGCCAGAGCGCGCGGAACGTGCTCGAGCGGCCCGAGTTGACCGTGAGCTTCCCCCATCCCGAGCTCTGGCCCGCGGTCGAGCGGCTCGCCGACGTCACGGGCCGCGATCCCGTGCCCGAGGCGAAGGCCGGCCGCTACCGGTTCGAGGCCGACAAGCTCGCGGTGTCGGGGCTGGGCTTCGAGCCGTCCGAGCTCGTCGCTCCGCCGCGCGTCGCGGAGTGCCGCCTGCAGTTCGAGGCGCGCGTGCGCCGCGCGACCCCCGGGCTCGGCGCGTACCTCCTGGTCGAGGCCGAGGTCGTGCGGGTGCACGCCGACCCCGCGATCGTGGTGCCGGGCACCGAGCACGTCGACCCGCGTGCATGGCATCCGACGATCTACAGCTTCCGGCACTACTTCGACATCGGCGCCGAGGTGGGATGGCGGGCGACGAGCGAGACCACCGGCTGA
- a CDS encoding dihydrofolate reductase family protein, which yields MRTLIVTEFITLDGIVDSPGGGDHPRAGWTFKEVPFVEEAYEIKGREQTEAGAMLIGRVSYDEFAPIWPKMDEFAEYNAMPKYVVSSTLTDPEWNNTSVLRSLDEVAELKQADGEGTILVHGSPTLAQGLAEAGLVDRYHLLVFPVVLGEGKRLFNGHEQGSLKLVEHEAYSNGVVKHVFDVVR from the coding sequence ATGCGCACCCTCATCGTCACCGAGTTCATCACCCTCGACGGCATCGTCGACTCGCCCGGCGGCGGCGACCACCCGCGCGCCGGCTGGACCTTCAAGGAGGTCCCGTTCGTCGAGGAGGCCTACGAGATCAAGGGCCGCGAGCAGACCGAGGCCGGCGCGATGCTCATCGGCCGGGTGAGCTACGACGAGTTCGCCCCGATCTGGCCGAAGATGGACGAGTTCGCCGAGTACAACGCGATGCCCAAGTACGTCGTCTCGTCGACCCTCACCGACCCAGAGTGGAACAACACGAGTGTGCTGCGGTCGCTCGACGAGGTCGCCGAGCTCAAGCAGGCCGACGGCGAAGGCACGATCCTCGTGCACGGCAGCCCCACGCTCGCGCAGGGCCTCGCCGAGGCCGGGCTCGTCGACCGCTACCACCTGCTCGTCTTCCCCGTCGTGCTCGGCGAGGGCAAGCGCCTGTTCAACGGGCACGAGCAGGGCAGCCTGAAGCTCGTCGAGCACGAGGCGTACTCCAACGGCGTCGTGAAGCACGTGTTCGACGTCGTGCGCTGA